The Lycium ferocissimum isolate CSIRO_LF1 chromosome 1, AGI_CSIRO_Lferr_CH_V1, whole genome shotgun sequence genome includes a region encoding these proteins:
- the LOC132061672 gene encoding lysine-specific demethylase JMJ25-like, which produces MGFSRANQSTGGENSRKRESKMWCHQCKKSDKDRVVCCSNCNTKNFCLPCITRWYPGMLEEDFLKACPVCHDICNCIKCLRLDGLAKHLMNVKVKFSDDELLEYSKYIVRALLPALEQFDTEQMIEKQIEYQIQGLADSEINIRKAKYEKDEHIYW; this is translated from the exons atggggtTTTCTAGAGCTAACCAATCTACAGGTGGAGAAAATAGCAGGAAAAGGGAGTCCAAAATGTGGTGTCATCAGTGTAAGAAGAGTGACAAAGACAGAGTGGTGTGTTGTTCCAACTGTAACACTAAAAATTTTTGCCTTCCTTGCATCACTCGATG GTACCCCGGGATGCTAGAGGAGGACTTCTTAAAAGCTTGCCCTGTATGTCATGACATTTGCAACTGCATAAAATGCTTGCGGTTAGATGGGTTAGCTAAA CATTTGATGAATGTAAAAGTGAAGTTCAGTGACGATGAACTACTCGAGTACTCTAAGTACATTGTACGAGCACTTTTGCCTGCTTTGGAACAATTTGATACAGAGCAAATGATTGAAAAGCAGATTGAGTATCAGATTCAAG GATTGGCAGATTCAGAGATTAATATACGCAAAGCAAAATACGAGAAGGATGAGCACATATATTGGTGA